Within Fusobacterium gonidiaformans ATCC 25563, the genomic segment CCAATAAGATAAGTGATAATACTAATTTAATAAAAAAAGAACAAATTTCTCGAAATAGAAAAAGAAATATTTTTTTAAAAAATTGTAATAGTGTTTTCATAATATCTCCCTAAGCTTGATAATTCTCTAGTTCTTTTTCTAATAAATCTAATAATCGGTTAAATTCTTCTGCAATGGCATCAAAACTTTCTACTTTTGATAAATCGGCTCCGGCTTTCTTTAATTGCTCCATTGGGTAATCATTTCCTCCGGATTGTAATAGACGAAGATATTTTGTTACTGATTCCGGATTTGTTTTTAGTTGTTTGTATAAATTTGCAGAAGCAGCAAAACTTGTTGCATATTGATATACATAATAAGGAGAATGATAGAAATGAGGAATTCTACTCCAAATGATTTTTTGTAATTCATCAAATACTAAAGTGTCTCCAAAATATTGCTTGAAGAGTTGTTCCATAATTCCGGATAAAATATCCGGTGTGACTGCTTCTCCTCTTTCCACTAATTGATGTGCTTGATATTCATAGTTTGCGAATAGAGTTTGAATATAGTAAGTTCCTACAATATTTCCTAAAGCTTGTTCCAATAATATAATTCTTTCTTTTGGATCCTTTGTTTTTTCTAACATAGAATCTAGAAGTAATCTTTCATTGAAAGTAGAGGCAACTTCTGCAACAAATATTGTATAAGAATGTGTTGCAAAAGGTTGATGCTCTGTGGAAAGAATACTATGCATGGTATGCCCTAATTCATGAGCTAAAGTAAAGACATCATCTAAAGTTCCTTGGTAGTTTAATAACATATATGGATGAACGTCGTAAATATTAATAGAGTAAGCTCCACTTCTTTTATTTTCTTTTTCCATGACATCCAACCAACCATCACTAAGAGCTGTCTTGATTTTGTTTTGATACTCTTCCCCTAGAGGAAGAACAGAATCGATAACTAATTGTTTTGCTTCTTCATAAGGAAATTCTCTATCATATTCCAATAAAGAAATGGAATTATCATAGTAATGATATTCTTTCAAACCTAATACTTTTTTTCGTAATTTGGCATATCTTTGTAAAGGAGCTGTATTTTTTAAGGCAGAGTCTAATAGGGATAAAAATACTTCTTTTGGAATATTTTTACCTTCTAAGGCTTTTTCTAAAGTAGAGCTATAATTTCTTGCTCGACTACTTGCAACTCCTCGTTGCAATAAAGAACGATAGATAGCTCCATAGGTATTTTTATTTTTATGATAGGCTTCATATAGAGCCTCGAAAGCTAATTTTCTATCTTCTTGATTTCGATTGGTGGAAAGAATTTTAGAGTACATTCCATTGGTAATGGGACCTTCCCAACCATTGGATAGTTTTACTGTTTTCCATTCCATATCTGAGATAGAAAGTTCTGAATAAATATCATCAGGAGCTCCTAGATATTGTGAAAAATAGGAAAGTAATTGTTCCTTTTCTTCACTTAAGACATGTTTTTGTAAACGATAGGTTTCCTGTAAAGGAAAAGCATAATCTTTTAAAAAATCATCTTCTAGAATCCATTGTTTCATAGTATGTTCGGGAATCATTAAGGTTTCCGGAACTGTCCAAGCAGTTTTCACACCAAAGTCTGTAAAAATAGCTTCCATTTCTTGTAACTTCATAGAAGCCACTTCATCTTTTGAATTTAAATCTTTCATCAAATAAGGGTATAGATATAATTTATCTACTAATCGAGATAAGCTTTCTTCTAATTTAGTCATCTCTACAAAATTTTCTCGACTGTTATGAATTTTTCCTTGATAGTTTGGAATAATCTCCATATCTTTTTTCATTTTTTGAAAATCTTGTTCCCAAGCTTCCCAAGAAGGATAGATATCCTCTAAGTTCCATGTGTAATTCATAAAAACTTCCTTTCTATTTTTCTTCTTCTTACATTTTTCTTAATTGTTTTTTTGTATAAGGTTGATCTTCCGGTAAAATTTTATTTAAAATAACTCCTACGAAGGCTGCAATAGCTAAACCGGAAATAGAGATAGTTCCCCAAACTGCAATTTCATTGATAGCTATTCCAAATACTAAAATTAAGGAGGCAATGATTAAATTTCTTGAGTTTGAGAAATCTAATTGAGCATCTACGATGGTTCTTGCACCAACTGCAGAAATCATTCCAAATAAGATAATAGAAACTCCTCCCATAACCGGAGTGGGAATTGTTTGTAACATAACTCCAAATTTTCCTAAAAATCCTAATATAATGGCATAACAAGCTGCGATTCTAAGAACAGAAGGATCATATACTTTTGTAACAGCCAGCACTCCTGTATTTTCTCCATAAGTTGTATTTGCAGGTCCTCCAATAAAACCAGCAGCAATAGTAGCTAATCCATCTCCTAGCATGGTTCTATGAATTCCTGGGTCTTGAAAGAAATCTTTTCCAACTACGGCACCGTTGGTTGTAATATCTCCAATGTGTTCAATGAAAACTACCAAAGCGATTGGCGCGATAGCAACAATTCCTGTAAAAGTAAATTTCGGTACTGTTACTAAAGCATGAAAAGCATCATCGGATAAGCCAATCCACTTGGCTTGAGAAATTAAATTGAAATCTACTAAGCCAAAGAAAATGGCAACGGTATATCCAATAGCAACAGAGATTAAAATTGGTACTAATCGGAAGAATGATTTTTTCAAAATACTGATGCAAACCATAGAAATAACTACGATAGAAGAAATGATTAAACTTTTGGTATCAAAACCTCCATTTGAATATCCTGCCATACTCATAGCAACTGGGCTAAGCCGTAATCCAATAACCATAATAATAGGTCCCACGACAACAGGAGGAAAGAAAGATTTGACTCGATCGACTCCAAATTTTAGAATAATAAGAGACATGACTAAGTAGACAAGTCCTGCTACAATGACTCCACCTTTTACCACAGCAATTCCATCATTTTTTAAAACTAAGGCAATGGCTCCAATAAAAGCAAAAGAAGAGCCTAGAAAGACAGGAACAATTCTTTTGGTAACTGCATGGAAAATGAGTGTTCCTAATCCAGCAGCAATCAAAGCGATAGAAGGGTTCATTCCCGTTAAAAAAGGAACTAAGACAGTAGCTCCAAACATAGCTAATACGTGTTGAGCTCCTAAGACCAATTTTGTTTTTAAACCTAATTCGTTTGTGTTTACCATTTTTCACTCCCATTTTTTTAATTCTATAAAAAAAGATAGAGAAACTCTATCTTTTGTTTAACTTGTCGATAAATTTTTGACTGTTGATAATACAACGTTGATGAGTTCCCTCTCCGATTAAAGTTCCATCTTCTTCAAATGCTTGTACGGAAAATGTTAAAAAACGTCCTTCGATTTTTGTAAGAGTTGCAATTGCTTTTACAGTTGTTCCTACAGGAGTTGCTTTCACATGTTTAGCCCCAATCTCAACACCAACTGTGGAATCTCCTTCTGCCAAGTGATCTTGTACTAAAGTATAAGCTGCTTTTTCCATCAAAGCAATCATCATTGGAGTGGCAAATACATCCAATAATCCTGAAGCAACCTTTGCTGCAGTGTCTTCCATTTGTACTACTTTTGAAACTTCACATTGTAATCCTACTTCTAACATAGAGAACCTCCTCATTTTTCTAATACATTTCTACTAATTCTAATATAAAATCTAAATGATGTCAAGAGAGAAAAAGAATTTTATTTTCTAAAAAATGTGCTATAATAATTTGCAAGTAAGAGAGGTAGAAGAGAGGAAACAGTATTATGAAAAAGATAATGATGGGGATGATATTCTATTTTTGTTTTTTATTTCAGGATAGTTTAGCACATCCCCATGTTTTTTTTGATACACAAGTATCGATACAGATTGAAAAAAAGAAAATGGAAGGGGTAGAAGTGACTTTACTTCTGGATGAAATGAATACCCTCTTAAATCAAAAAGTATTTCGAGCTTCTAAAGAGGGAGACGTGAAAGATAAAAATATTGTATTCTTAAAGTATCTGTATTCTCATATACGGGTTTTTTGGAATGGAAAACGAATTCCTAAGCAGGATATTTTATTTGAATTGGCTATGCTAGAGGAAGAACAATTACGAATTGATTTTTTTGTGAGTATCGATAAACCTATCCAACCAAAAGACAAGTTGAGCATTTCTTTTTATGATACAGATTACTATTATACTTATGACTATAATAAATCTTCTTTTCATCTCAATGGTTTAGAAAAAGGGAGATGGAACACAAGATTTTATACTGATAAAGGAATTAGTTTTTATTTTAAGACAGTACATCCGGATATTTACGAGGTGATTTTTGAATGAGAAAAAAAATATTTTTAGGGATTTTTATAGTTCTTATTTTGATAATGCTATGGAAATTTCCAAATATTTATCGATTTTTAATTTTAGAACAGAAACATTTTATTCAGTTAATGAAGCAGAGTATTCGAGAACAACAAGATGGAGTTTTAGGTATTTTAATTGTTTTGACTTTTTTCTATGGTTTGATTCATTCTTTGGGACCCGGTCATGGGAAAAGTTTTTTAGTTACTTATGTTTTAAAAGAAAAAATTGCAACATGGAAGCTTTTATGTATGACGGCTATGATTGCTTATTTGCAAGCTTTTTTAGCCTATGTTTTTGTCACTTTTATCTTAGATTTAGCAAGTCAAAGTTCTATGCTAAGCTTGTATACTTTAGATCAAAAAACAAGATTTTTATCTGCGATTATGATAGTGCTCATTGCTTCTTTCGATTTTATATTGCTTTTTCGAAAAAAGGAAGAATCTCCAAAAGAATGTTGGCTATTTGCAGGAGTTGTCGGTTTATGTCCTTGTCCGGGAGTGATGAGTGTATTATTGTTTCTAAATTTATTGGGCTATGAAGCTTATTCTAAAATGTTTACTCTGAGTACAGCAACAGGAATTTTTTGTATGTTGAGTGTGTTTGGATTTATGGCTGGGAAAATGAAAGAATATTTGGTACAAGAAAGTTCCCCAAAAATTTTAGAATATTTGCATATCATTGGAATTATATTATTGTTTGGAATAGGAATATACCAAATTTATTTTTCTATTTTTATATAATGATACAAGAAAAAAGCTTATCTCGCTTGTACTGACCCCAAAAAGTTGAACAAATTTAATTTAACTTACTAATAAGGATTGACTTCTGTAAGAAGCAGGAGTTAATCCTTTTAATTTTTCCTTTATTCTTTTGTTATTGTAATAATATATATAATTTTCTATTGCTTCTTTCAATTCTTC encodes:
- the pepF gene encoding oligoendopeptidase F → MNYTWNLEDIYPSWEAWEQDFQKMKKDMEIIPNYQGKIHNSRENFVEMTKLEESLSRLVDKLYLYPYLMKDLNSKDEVASMKLQEMEAIFTDFGVKTAWTVPETLMIPEHTMKQWILEDDFLKDYAFPLQETYRLQKHVLSEEKEQLLSYFSQYLGAPDDIYSELSISDMEWKTVKLSNGWEGPITNGMYSKILSTNRNQEDRKLAFEALYEAYHKNKNTYGAIYRSLLQRGVASSRARNYSSTLEKALEGKNIPKEVFLSLLDSALKNTAPLQRYAKLRKKVLGLKEYHYYDNSISLLEYDREFPYEEAKQLVIDSVLPLGEEYQNKIKTALSDGWLDVMEKENKRSGAYSINIYDVHPYMLLNYQGTLDDVFTLAHELGHTMHSILSTEHQPFATHSYTIFVAEVASTFNERLLLDSMLEKTKDPKERIILLEQALGNIVGTYYIQTLFANYEYQAHQLVERGEAVTPDILSGIMEQLFKQYFGDTLVFDELQKIIWSRIPHFYHSPYYVYQYATSFAASANLYKQLKTNPESVTKYLRLLQSGGNDYPMEQLKKAGADLSKVESFDAIAEEFNRLLDLLEKELENYQA
- a CDS encoding uracil-xanthine permease family protein codes for the protein MVNTNELGLKTKLVLGAQHVLAMFGATVLVPFLTGMNPSIALIAAGLGTLIFHAVTKRIVPVFLGSSFAFIGAIALVLKNDGIAVVKGGVIVAGLVYLVMSLIILKFGVDRVKSFFPPVVVGPIIMVIGLRLSPVAMSMAGYSNGGFDTKSLIISSIVVISMVCISILKKSFFRLVPILISVAIGYTVAIFFGLVDFNLISQAKWIGLSDDAFHALVTVPKFTFTGIVAIAPIALVVFIEHIGDITTNGAVVGKDFFQDPGIHRTMLGDGLATIAAGFIGGPANTTYGENTGVLAVTKVYDPSVLRIAACYAIILGFLGKFGVMLQTIPTPVMGGVSIILFGMISAVGARTIVDAQLDFSNSRNLIIASLILVFGIAINEIAVWGTISISGLAIAAFVGVILNKILPEDQPYTKKQLRKM
- a CDS encoding thioesterase family protein — encoded protein: MLEVGLQCEVSKVVQMEDTAAKVASGLLDVFATPMMIALMEKAAYTLVQDHLAEGDSTVGVEIGAKHVKATPVGTTVKAIATLTKIEGRFLTFSVQAFEEDGTLIGEGTHQRCIINSQKFIDKLNKR
- a CDS encoding DUF1007 family protein, which gives rise to MKKIMMGMIFYFCFLFQDSLAHPHVFFDTQVSIQIEKKKMEGVEVTLLLDEMNTLLNQKVFRASKEGDVKDKNIVFLKYLYSHIRVFWNGKRIPKQDILFELAMLEEEQLRIDFFVSIDKPIQPKDKLSISFYDTDYYYTYDYNKSSFHLNGLEKGRWNTRFYTDKGISFYFKTVHPDIYEVIFE
- a CDS encoding nickel transporter, whose amino-acid sequence is MRKKIFLGIFIVLILIMLWKFPNIYRFLILEQKHFIQLMKQSIREQQDGVLGILIVLTFFYGLIHSLGPGHGKSFLVTYVLKEKIATWKLLCMTAMIAYLQAFLAYVFVTFILDLASQSSMLSLYTLDQKTRFLSAIMIVLIASFDFILLFRKKEESPKECWLFAGVVGLCPCPGVMSVLLFLNLLGYEAYSKMFTLSTATGIFCMLSVFGFMAGKMKEYLVQESSPKILEYLHIIGIILLFGIGIYQIYFSIFI